In the Gossypium raimondii isolate GPD5lz chromosome 9, ASM2569854v1, whole genome shotgun sequence genome, one interval contains:
- the LOC105799085 gene encoding coatomer subunit beta'-2, which translates to MPLRLEIKRKLAQRSERVKSVDLHPTEPWILASLYSGTVCIWNYQSQTMAKSFEVTELPVRSAKFVARKQWVVAGADDMFIRVYNYNTMDKVKVFEAHTDYIRCVAVHPTLPYVLSSSDDMLIKLWDWEKGWVCTQIFEGHSHYVMQVTFNPKDTNTFASASLDRTIKIWNLGSPDPNFTLDAHQKGVNCVDYFTGGDKPYLITGSDDHTAKVWDYQTKSCVQTLEGHTHNVSAVCFHPELPIILTGSEDGTVRIWHATTYRLENTLNYGLERVWAIGYMKGSRRIVIGYDEGTIMVKIGREVPVASMDNSGKIIWAKHNEIQTVNIKSVGADFEVSDGERLPLAVKELGTCDLYPQSLKHNPNGRFVVVCGDGEYIIYTALAWRNRSFGSALEFVWSSEGEYAVRESSSKIKIFSKNFQEKRSVRPTFSAERIFGGTLLAMCSNDFICFYDWAECRLIRRIDVTVKNLYWADSGDLVAIASDTSFYILKYNRDVVQSYLDSGRPVDEQGVEDAFELLHENNERVRTGIWVGDCFIYNNSSWRLNYCVGGEVTTMFHLDRPMYLLGYLASQSRVYLIDKEFNVMGYTLLLSLIEYKTLVMRGELERANEILPSIPKEHHNSVAHFLESRGMIEDALEVATDPDYRFELAIQLGKLGIAKEIATEVQSESKWKQLGELAMSTGKLQMAEECMKHAMDLSGLLLLYSSLGDAEGISRLASLSKEQGKNNVAFLCLFMLGKLEDCLQLLVESNRIPEAALMARSYLPSKVSEIVAIWRKDLNKVNPKAAESLSDPEEYPNLFEDWQLALTLESQVAETRGIYPPAADYLKHADRSHMTLVETFRNMPTEEEPLENGDLDHENLEDQNGEEGSQEEAVVVDADSNDGAVLVNGNEPEEEWVLTPDH; encoded by the exons atg CCACTCAGACTCGAAATTAAG AGGAAACTTGCTCAAAGATCAGAGAGAGTAAAATCTGTAGATCTTCATCCAACTGAACCATG GATTCTAGCAAGCTTGTATTCTGGGACTGTTTGTATCTGGAATTACCAGTCACAG ACCATGGCTAAATCTTTTGAGGTCACTGAGTTGCCGG TTAGGTCGGCCAAGTTTGTAGCACGCAAACAGTGGGTTGTTGCTGGAGCTGATGATATGTTTATTCgtgtatacaattacaacacCATGGATAAGGTCAAAGTATTTGAGGCACATACTGATTACATTAGATGTGTGGCTGTTCATCCTACTCTTCCATATGTGTTGTCATCATCTGATGATATGCTCATAAAACTTTGGGACTGGGAGAAGGGTTGGGTGTGTACTCAGATATTTGAGGGACATTCTCATTATGTCATGCAAGTGACCTTTAATCCCAAAGACACTAACACTTTTGCCAGTGCATCTCTTGACCGTACTATAAAG ATATGGAACCTTGGCTCTCCTGATCCAAATTTTACTTTGGATGCCCATCAGAAAGGTGTAAATTGCGTTGATTACTTTACAGGTGGTGATAAGCCCTATCTGATTACTGGTTCTGATGATCACACTGCTAAG GTATGGGACTACCAAACCAAGAGCTGTGTTCAAACATTGGAAGGCCACACACACAATGTTTCTGCAGTTTGTTTCCATCCTGAACTTCCAATTATTCTTACTGGTTCTGAGGATGGGACGGTTCGTATCTGGCATGCTACCACTTATAG GCTTGAAAATACCTTGAATTATGGTCTTGAGAGAGTTTGGGCAATTGGATATATGAAAGGTTCACGAAG GATTGTGATTGGGTATGATGAAGGAACTATTATGGTGAAAATTGGCCGTGAAGTACCTGTAGCAAGTATGGACAACAGTGGGAAAATCATATGGGCTAAGCACAATGAAATTCAAACTGTGAATATTAAGAGTGTTGGAGCAGATTTTGAG GTTTCTGATGGAGAAAGATTGCCCTTGGCTGTCAAGGAATTGGGCACCTGTGATCTATACCCTCAA AGCTTAAAGCATAACCCAAATGGGAGGTTTGTTGTTGTTTGTGGAGATGGTGAGTACATCATATATACGGCTTTGGCGTGGAGAAATAGGTCATTTGGTTCTGCATTGGAATTTGTTTGGTCATCTGAAGGAGAGTATGCTGTTAGAGAAAGCTCatcaaagattaaaattttcagcAAAAATTTCCAG GAAAAAAGGAGTGTCCGTCCAACATTCTCCGCTGAGCGTATTTTTGGGGGTACTTTATTGGCGATGTGCTCcaatgattttatttgtttttatgattgggCTGAGTGCAGGTTGATTCGTCGAATTGATGTTACTGTGAAA AATCTCTACTGGGCCGATAGTGGTGATTTGGTGGCCATTGCCAGTGATACATCTTTCTATATTCTAAAGTAtaat AGGGATGTAGTTCAATCTTACTTGGATAGTGGAAGACCAGTTGATGAACAAGGAGTTGAGGATGCATTTGAGCTTCTTCATGAAAATAACGAACGTGTCAGGACTGGCATTTGGGTTGGGGATTGTTTCATTTACAACAACTCTTCATGGAGACTTAATTACTGTGTCGGTGGAGAG GTGACCACTATGTTTCATTTGGACCGTCCTATGTACTTGCTGGGATATCTTGCAAGTCAAAGTCGGGTGTATCTGATAGACAAAGAGTTTAA TGTTATGGGGTACACATTACTTCTCAGCCTAATTGAGTACAAAACTCTTGTGATGCGTGGAGAGTTGGAAAGGGCCAATGAAATTTTACCTTCAATTCCCAAAGAGCACCATAATAG TGTGGCTCATTTCCTGGAATCACGAGGTATGATAGAGGATGCTTTAGAAGTAGCTACAGACCCTGATTACAGATTTGAGCTTGCCATACAGCTTGGTAAATTAGGTATTGCTAAG GAGATAGCCACTGAAGTTCAGAGTGAGTCTAAATGGAAGCAGTTGGGAGAATTAGCTATGTCCACTGGAAAG CTACAAATGGCTGAGGAATGCATGAAGCATGCAATGGACCTGAGTGGTTTACTGCTGCTTTATTCCTCTTTGGGAGATGCAGAAGGAATATCAAGACTTGCATCCCTTTCCAAAGAGCAAGGGAAGAATAATGTTGCTTTCCTTTGTTTATTCATGTTGGGTAAATTGGAGGATTGCCTCCAGCTTCTGGTGGAAAG CAATCGGATACCAGAGGCTGCTCTGATGGCACGATCTTATCTTCCAAGCAAGGTTTCAGAAATAGTAGCAATTTGGAGAAAAGACCTCAACAAG GTTAATCCAAAAGCTGCTGAATCTTTGTCTGATCCTGAAGAATATCCCAACTTGTTTGAGGATTGGCAACTTGCTCTTACTCTTGAATCTCAAGTAGCAGAAACAAG GGGCATTTATCCTCCTGCCGCAGACTATTTGAAACATGCTGATAGATCTCATATGACACTTGTGGAGACTTTCAGAAACATGCCAACAGAGGAGGAGCCTCTTGAGAATGGTGACCTTGATCATGAG AATCTAGAGGACCAGAATGGAGAAGAGGGTAGCCAAGAGGAGGCTGTTGTTGTGGATGCTGATTCAAACGATGGTGCAGTGCTCGTTAATGGCAATGAACCTGAAGAAGAGTGGG TGCTTACACCGGATCACTAG